The Acidobacteriota bacterium genome window below encodes:
- a CDS encoding type IV pilus twitching motility protein PilT, with product MKVDDLLKIAVAKGASDLHLKAGSFPHVRVNGELVPLIDFKKLTKEDTLLMAFGIMNNRQKLYFKENSELDLAYGVKALGRFRVNVFQQRGTVSLVFRVIPANIKTFDELNLPEVLKKIALIPRGLILVTGTTGSGKSTSLATMIDYVNENETNHIVTIEDPIEFLHRDKKCIISQREVNVDTKSFADALRSSLRQDPDVILVGEMRDRETIETALLAAETGHVVFSTLHTLDATETINRIIAVFPPHHQNNIRIQLASLLRAVVSMRLLRRSDGKGRVPAIEVLIVTEFVRNCINDPTKTKFIKTAIASGTSQYGMQTFDQSIFGFYKRGFISYEDALGYASNPDEFKLRVQGIYSTADSAQEEMEKEMERMQNL from the coding sequence AAGGCGGGCTCATTCCCGCACGTCCGCGTCAATGGCGAACTGGTGCCGCTCATCGACTTCAAGAAGCTGACGAAAGAAGACACGCTCCTCATGGCCTTCGGCATCATGAATAACCGCCAGAAGCTGTATTTCAAGGAAAATTCCGAGCTCGACCTGGCCTACGGCGTCAAGGCCCTGGGCCGGTTCCGCGTGAACGTCTTCCAGCAGCGGGGCACGGTCTCGCTGGTTTTTCGTGTCATCCCCGCCAACATCAAGACATTCGACGAGTTGAACCTGCCCGAGGTGCTCAAGAAGATCGCCCTGATCCCCCGCGGTCTGATTCTGGTCACCGGGACCACCGGTAGCGGCAAGTCCACGTCGCTGGCCACGATGATCGACTACGTCAACGAGAACGAGACCAACCACATTGTCACCATCGAGGACCCCATCGAGTTCCTCCACCGCGACAAGAAGTGCATCATCTCCCAGCGCGAGGTCAACGTCGACACCAAAAGCTTCGCCGATGCGCTGCGCAGTTCGCTGCGCCAGGACCCGGACGTGATCCTGGTCGGCGAAATGCGTGACCGCGAAACCATCGAGACGGCGCTGCTCGCTGCCGAGACCGGCCATGTGGTCTTCTCGACCCTGCACACCCTGGACGCCACCGAGACCATCAACCGCATCATCGCCGTGTTCCCGCCCCACCACCAGAACAACATCCGCATCCAGCTGGCGTCGCTGCTCCGGGCGGTCGTCTCCATGCGCCTGCTGCGGCGTTCCGACGGCAAGGGCCGCGTGCCGGCCATCGAGGTGCTCATCGTGACCGAATTCGTGCGCAACTGCATCAACGACCCGACCAAGACCAAGTTCATCAAGACCGCCATCGCCAGCGGCACCAGCCAGTACGGCATGCAGACGTTTGACCAGTCCATTTTCGGCTTCTACAAGCGGGGGTTCATCTCCTACGAAGACGCCCTGGGGTACGCCTCCAACCCGGACGAGTTCAAGCTCCGGGTCCAGGGCATCTACTCCACCGCCGACAGCGCCCAGGAGGAGATGGAGAAGGAAATGGAGCGCATGCAGAACCTCTGA